The genomic DNA TCCGATCAGGACATTCCTTTGGGAGTACTTCCGCTGGGGACGGGCAACGACTTTTCTCGCAATACGCAGATTCCCTGGAATCCGGTTGAAGCTTTTTCGCTCATCGAGCAACGTGAACCGACCATGATCGATGTGATTGAAGTTCGATCAGAGGCGGAAACTTTTCACTATCTGAATATGGCAACAGCTGGCAACACCGGACTCTATTCAGATTGGATTACGGATGAGATGAAAAAGTTCTGGGGGCCGCTCGTCTACTTGCGAGGTGCGGTTGATCTCGCAGCGAATTTGCAGGTCTTCGATGTCGAGTTGGAATTTGATAATACATCCAGCGAGAGTTTTCAGGCCCTGAATCTGTTTCTAGCGAATGGAAGTGTGACAGGGGGCGGATTGCCAGTTGCTCCTGACGCAAAAATCAATGATGGATTGATCGATGTGATTCTTGTGCTGGACTGTACTCCAGTGGCGGTCGCGGGCTTGGTGACCCAGTATACTTTGAGCGACTACCTGACCAACGAGAACATTGTTTATCGC from Thalassoglobus polymorphus includes the following:
- a CDS encoding diacylglycerol/lipid kinase family protein, which codes for MKRSIHVIWNRHASQAEKYAELLETFNSRSDVVVLESESSDHAREYAAKVSQEDARVIVAAGGDGTVNTVMEGLLASDQDIPLGVLPLGTGNDFSRNTQIPWNPVEAFSLIEQREPTMIDVIEVRSEAETFHYLNMATAGNTGLYSDWITDEMKKFWGPLVYLRGAVDLAANLQVFDVELEFDNTSSESFQALNLFLANGSVTGGGLPVAPDAKINDGLIDVILVLDCTPVAVAGLVTQYTLSDYLTNENIVYRRCQSVSIKSSPPLTLTADGDTRSDQPVTVEVLPQRLPVITGL